The following are from one region of the Nicotiana tabacum cultivar K326 chromosome 3, ASM71507v2, whole genome shotgun sequence genome:
- the LOC107814751 gene encoding cysteine-rich receptor-like protein kinase 15 translates to MAIQKWLLFLFFAYISSWSHPSTADFPYTLCGNNNNYTENSAYHNNLNKLLSSLSSNMDKYGFYNASVGQNTDMVSAIVLCRGDVELLEACRTCVNNVVQNLTQLCPNQKEASGGSDECMLHYSNRSILGTKSFSTPYYLWNTGNASKPEEFNQELRKLLENLRDRAANGGPFRKYASGNATGPNFQTIYALVQCTPDLSPQNCFDCLTDAYGDMPNCPCNGKRGGRIIGTRCNFRYESARFFKEVALEAPPPAGNDDKTVPIGKDDGTAPTGKDDKTARTVIIIVVPIVTVVILIVCIYVICMKMRKRKLVDEIQSIHGDDISTAESLQYDFSTIRAATDNFSNANKLGQGGFGPVYKGKLPNGEEVAVKRLSADSGQGDLEFKNEVVLVSRLQHRNLVRLLGFCLDGTERLLVYEFVPNASLDQFLFDPVKRTQLDWERRSKIVGGIARGILYLHEDSRLRIIHRDLKASNVLLDAEMNPKISDFGMARLFTLDETQGNTSRIAGTYGYMAPEYAMHGQFSVKSDVFSFGVLVLEILSGQRNTSFRNGESVEDLLSYAWSNWREGTATNLIDPMLRGSTGLVRDIMRCIHIALLCVQENVADRPTMAAVVLMLSSLSLSLPMPSGPAYYMHTDISPEISLIQEYNSRMSESRELAKSKSISSSRNEASLTELYPR, encoded by the exons ATGGCTATTCAGAAGTGGctactctttcttttttttgcatATATATCTTCGTGGTCTCATCCTAGCACAGCTGATTTCCCATATACTTTATGTGGTAACAATAATAACTACACCGAAAATAGTGCATACCACAATAATCTTAACAAACTCCTCTCTTCCCTTTCCTCAAATATGGATAAATATGGTTTCTATAATGCTTCCGTTGGCCAAAACACCGACATGGTCAGTGCTATTGTGCTATGTAGAGGAGATGTGGAGCTGCTAGAAGCATGTCGCACTTGTGTCAATAATGTTGTTCAAAACCTTACACAGTTATGTCCTAACCAAAAAGAAGCTTCTGGTGGCTCTGATGAATGTATGTTACACTACTCAAATCGATCCATTCTAGGCACTAAGTCATTTTCTACTCCATATTATTTGTGGAATACTGGGAATGCCTCAAAACCCGAGGAATTTAACCAGGAGTTGAGAAAATTATTGGAAAATTTACGAGACCGTGCTGCAAATGGTGGTCCATTTCGAAAATATGCTAGTGGTAATGCGACAGGTCCAAATTTTCAGACTATATATGCGCTAGTGCAGTGCACTCCTGATTTATCTCCTCAGAATTGCTTTGATTGCTTAACCGACGCTTATGGAGATATGCCTAATTGTCCTTGCAATGGCAAGAGGGGTGGCAGAATCATAGGGACTAGGTGCAACTTCCGTTATGAAAGTGCCCGTTTCTTCAAGGAGGTGGCGTTAGAAGCTCCGCCACCTGCAG GGAATGATGATAAAACAGTTCCAATAGGGAAGGATGATGGAACAGCTCCAACAGGGAAAGACGATAAAACAGCACGAACCGTCATCATTATTGTCGTGCCAATTGTTACAGTTGTTATTCTTATTGTTTGTATTTATGTCATCTGTATGAAGATGCGAAAGAGGAAGCTGGTGGACGAAATTCAGA GTATACACGGGGATGATATTAGCACCGCAGAATCCTTGCAATATGATTTTTCTACAATTAGAGCAGCAACAGATAACTTCTCAAATGCTAATAAGTTGGGACAAGGCGGATTTGGTCCTGTGTACAAG GGTAAGCTTCCAAATGGAGAAGAAGTAGCAGTAAAAAGATTGTCAGCAGACTCAGGTCAGGGTGATCTAGAATTCAAAAATGAGGTGGTGTTGGTTTCCAGGCTTCAACATAGGAATTTGGTTAGGCTACTGGGATTTTGCCTAGATGGAACAGAGAGACTTCTTGTCTATGAATTTGTTCCTAATGCAAGTCTTGACCAGTTTTTATTTG ATCCAGTTAAACGTACGCAATTGGATTGGGAAAGACGATCCAAAATCGTAGGAGGCATTGCTAGGGGAATTCTTTATCTTCATGAGGATTCTCGACTTCGGATCATTCATCGTGATCTCAAAGCTAGTAATGTTCTACTAGATGCAGAAATGAATCctaaaatctcagattttggcaTGGCAAGGCTATTTACATTGGATGAAACTCAAGGCAACACAAGCAGAATTGCTGGGACCTA TGGATATATGGCACCAGAATATGCAATGCACGGACAATTTTCAGTCAAATCAGATGTTTTTAGCTTTGGAGTACTAGTCCTAGAAATTTTAAGCGGCCAAAGAAACACTAGTTTCAGAAATGGAGAATCTGTGGAAGACCTTCTGAGCTAT GCTTGGTCGAACTGGCGTGAAGGAACAGCTACAAATTTGATAGACCCCATGTTGAGGGGAAGCACGGGACTGGTTCGTGACATAATGAGATGTATTCACATTGCTTTATTGTGCGTTCAAGAAAATGTGGCAGATAGACCAACTATGGCTGCAGTAGTTCTCATGCTCAGTAGCCTCTCTTTGAGTCTTCCAATGCCTTCAGGGCCTGCATATTATATGCACACCGACATTAGCCCAGAGATTTCGCTTAttcaggaatacaattcaagaatGTCAGAATCTAGAGAACTTGCCAAAAgtaaatctatttcttcatcacgAAATGAGGCGTCGTTGACTGAGTTATATCCTCGTTAA